A stretch of Planococcus citri chromosome 5, ihPlaCitr1.1, whole genome shotgun sequence DNA encodes these proteins:
- the LOC135848718 gene encoding uncharacterized protein LOC135848718, with protein MNLSRFIFLLSISISLILIGIEATITEVSSSNAVTDGNTNQYQPLYVVRKINRYNFVDQATYDLVMDQQIQMQSNSEASSDRDTLLAACSKKPTDDRLLEIMPTDEKRIVDGYRCEEPVEFFVAPRSKGDFVNYLIGFMIYDHTSGMSSANNILVSGIPTTYFPISLIKVTLEKVFARYSRINTWHDIKYGNMLPFNQRSQNHQEYETGTSILIYGYDIDEAYKPENQSKYIEAFFESKESKHKLAKLQLAPVDDFFFDAWRRASLCNINTIPVWDTLIPEWRQLEEFIRRVAEFVGDLQIITGGALPHSVPDVEFYNPQHSTAMPIFEKIFKAISFNQKRKDHKWIRQGILFTMANDPREKYDSLDEYAIQNGWKYLENGNVIPRIRAKVMDPDTMKELDVTISYDYEPFNLSKVKKLSKNEDGEEIEIEVDVLRKIMGKYGNKEDSPPATVSEITEE; from the exons ATGAATCTATcgaggtttatttttcttctttccatCTCCATATCACTAATCCTGATCGGAATCGAAGCGACTATCACTGAAGTTTCCAGTTCTAATGCAGTAACAGATGGCAACACGA ACCAATACCAACCACTTTACGTCGTCAGGAAAATAAATAGATACAATTTCGTGGATCAGGCCACTTATGATTTGGTAATGGATCAACAGATTCAGATGCAGTCAAACTCTGAAGCATCGAGTGATAGGGATACACTTCTCGCAGCATGTTCGAAAAAACCAACAGACGATAGACTTCTGGAGATAATGCCCACGGATGAAAAACGAATAGTCGATGGGTATCGTTGCGAAGAACCTGTTGAATTCTTCGTAGCGCCTAGATCTAAAGGggattttgtaaattatttaatTGGTTTTATG ATTTACGATCATACGAGTGGAATGAGCTCCGCAAACAATATCCTTGTTTCAGGCATACCGACA ACATATTTTCCAATAAGTTTGATAAAAGTAACGCTCGAAAAAGTATTCGCAAGGTACAGCCGCATCAACACCTGGCACGATATTAAATATGGTAATATGCTTCCATTTAATCAACGCTCGCAAAACCATCAAGAATACGAGACAGGCACGAGTATATTGATTTACGGATACGATATAGATGAAGCATATAAACCA GAAAACCAGTCAAAGTATATCGAAGCATTCTTCGAATCGAAAGAATCGAAGCATAAACTGGCCAAACTGCAACTGGCTCCTGTGGACGATTTTTTCTTTGATGCTTGGAGACGAGCTTCATTGTGTAATATCAACACAATACCAGTCTGGGATACGCTAATTCCAGAATGGCGTCAATTGGAGGAATTTATAAGACGAGTAGCTGAA TTTGTCGGCGATTTGCAAATCATCACGGGAGGCGCTCTCCCCCACTCGGTTCCCGATGTCGAATTTTACAATCCTCAACATTCCACAGCTATGccgatatttgaaaaaattttcaaagcaatctCGTTCAATCAGAAACGCAAAGACCACAAATGGATTCGTCAAGGAATATTATTTACCATGGCGAACGATCCGCGAGAAAAGTATGATTCACTGGACGAGTACGCCATTCAAAACGGTTGGAAATATCTAGAAAATGGAAACGTTATACCGAGAATAAGAGCGAAAGTCATGGATCCTGATACAATGAAGGAATTAGATGTTACAATCAGCTACGATTACGAGCCTTTCAATTTAAGTAAGGTGAagaaattatctaaaaatgaaGATGGCGAGGAGATCGAGATCGAAGTTGATGTGCTTCGAAAAATAATGGGCAAATATGGTAACAAGGAAGACTCTCCTCCTGCGACAGTCTCAGAAATTACAGAAGAGTAA